One Bythopirellula goksoeyrii genomic window, CCGTGCGGCGAACTTCCCCCCCCATGTCCAGGGCCACCGGATTCCAACCATCGGCGGCAAGCTGCTTGAGAAACGTGTGCCTGCGCTTCATGCCACCTTTCTGATTGTCGAGTCCTGCACAACCACAGGGTTCCAGATAACCGTCCGTATCACCCGAGAATACCAGCGTGAATTCTGGCTTAGGCCAATCGACAAATATCCGATCGTTCTTTTTAATGGCATCGGCAATCTCTGCCGCCCGATCTGGGAATTTCCCGTGTTCTGCAGACCGGATTCCGCTGGAAAAAGCAATCCCTATTACCACCGCTAAAACGAGAACAGAGAGACCGAGAAATGGGTGCCTCTTCCGAAAATGTTCCGCCATGAACTCCATGATCACTCACTGCCTGCTCGGTAAATTGTCCAAAAACCAAAGGTCGTAGAAAATCGTAGCCTCTAAACACTCCAAAGGCCAGAACAGTTACGCGCCACGAACGAATTACTCGACCGAAAACCGTACTTTTAGTCGTACTTCGGAGGTGGCGGGGTGGGTGGAATCGAGCACGATGAGCCCATCGCCGTGGCCCGACTCCTCGTCTTCGCCGACTTTACTCATCCGTACCATGGGACGCGTGCCACGTGGGATTTCGACGAACAGCGGAAAATGGACCAGTTTCTCACCCATTTGCTTAGCATCACCAAGCGTCACCTTTAGCTCCTCGGGATCGACGCTAGCAACAGAAAGCTGCGTATCACGAGCATGGTCACCACGAACTGCCACGAGCAGTCGGATCTTCTTTCCTGTCTTGCCATCAACCGAGCCGAACTGCAGGAGGTTCTGAGTAGCGATCCAACCAGGTCCGAAAACCGAGATATCGCCCACGACGTTGCCTGTGAGGGGGACAGTAAGTTTCTCCGCTCGCGGAAGATTTGTCTCCAATGTGAGCCAATCAAAAAATGGCCCTTGAGTCTTTCCCGCTCGGAAAGCAGCAGTTATTTCCACAGCACTCAGCGCCGAGAGCGCCTTCAATTCTGCTTCGTCAACGGGGGAGACGCTAATGCTAACGTGTTTGGCTATCTCAGGATTGCTCAACTCGTGCTGAAGCACCTGGGCATCCTCCTCAATGCTGGATACCAAGTAGCAGAATACCTCCTTCGATTCGCCTGCCTGGATTGTACCGAACAGCAATTCAGGAGGCTGAAGTGCGGTCGACTCAACAACTTCTCCTTCGACAACAAGTTCTATTCGAGAGTGACGTGGATCATTCGTTTCAAGTGTCGCACCATGGCGAAATGGTCCCGGGGGCGTTTTAGCGGTCCACTCCAGGACGATATCGGTTTCCTCTCCCGGTGGTATGTCGTTCTCAGACAGATCGCCGACGGTACACTTGCAGGTCGTGCTGGCAACCTCCACATGAAGTGGCTTGTCCCCAGTATTCTTAATCTTGAACGCATGACTCATCGAAGAGGCACGTTCCATGCGATTGAAATTAAAAGTAGTTTCGGGAACTTCGGCGACTGGCCCCTTCAAAGAGGATGGCGACTCAGGTTGCTCGGCACCAACAGTGGACGGGTTCTTGGAAGGACCCTCAGGAAGCCGACCCTCGAGATATCCAAGCGCAGCTCCTAACCCGATTCCGCTTACAACGGCAAACAAGACTACGCCAAAAACGCTTTTCATATTCGGCCCCTACAATTTGGCATCCCTATTCAACTTGACTCCATTGTAGGGCGGAACAAAGGACGTCGTCAATTTCCAGTCAAC contains:
- a CDS encoding DUF1573 domain-containing protein, whose product is MKSVFGVVLFAVVSGIGLGAALGYLEGRLPEGPSKNPSTVGAEQPESPSSLKGPVAEVPETTFNFNRMERASSMSHAFKIKNTGDKPLHVEVASTTCKCTVGDLSENDIPPGEETDIVLEWTAKTPPGPFRHGATLETNDPRHSRIELVVEGEVVESTALQPPELLFGTIQAGESKEVFCYLVSSIEEDAQVLQHELSNPEIAKHVSISVSPVDEAELKALSALSAVEITAAFRAGKTQGPFFDWLTLETNLPRAEKLTVPLTGNVVGDISVFGPGWIATQNLLQFGSVDGKTGKKIRLLVAVRGDHARDTQLSVASVDPEELKVTLGDAKQMGEKLVHFPLFVEIPRGTRPMVRMSKVGEDEESGHGDGLIVLDSTHPATSEVRLKVRFSVE